From one Suricata suricatta isolate VVHF042 chromosome 8, meerkat_22Aug2017_6uvM2_HiC, whole genome shotgun sequence genomic stretch:
- the DNAJC30 gene encoding dnaJ homolog subfamily C member 30, mitochondrial, with protein sequence MATKRDLRWPRRLLWRWWWVWSAPQNRGSGLGLEGRTYSQGDGPYSRTALYELLGVPSTATQAQIKAAYYRQSFLYHPDRNSGSAEAAERFTRISQAYVVLSSATLRRKYDRGLLSAEDLRGPGVRPPKAPIRDTGSPRPPPPASQARGRGQTTAGANRTMFDFDAFYQAHYGEQLEREQRLRARREALRKQQEARANKGFHWDDARDAAFVFLLTVFILMGFRF encoded by the coding sequence ATGGCAACCAAGCGCGATCTGAGGTGGCCGCGGCGTTTGctgtggaggtggtggtgggtcTGGAGCGCTCCACAGAATCGGGGTTCCGGACTGGGCCTAGAAGGGAGGACTTATTCTCAGGGCGACGGCCCGTACTCGCGCACGGCGCTCTACGAGCTGCTCGGCGTTCCCTCCACAGCCACGCAGGCGCAAATCAAGGCGGCATACTACCGGCAGAGCTTCCTCTACCACCCGGACCGAAACTCGGGGAGCGCGGAGGCTGCCGAGCGCTTCACGCGCATCTCCCAGGCCTACGTGGTCCTGAGCAGTGCCACCCTGCGTCGCAAGTATGACCGCGGGCTGCTCAGCGCCGAGGACCTGCGCGGACCTGGCGTCCGGCCCCCCAAGGCGCCGATCCGCGACACGGgctcgccccgccccccgccccctgcttcTCAGGCCCGCGGCCGGGGTCAGACCACCGCGGGCGCTAACCGCACCATGTTCGACTTTGACGCCTTCTATCAAGCTCACTACGGAGAACAGCTGGAGCGCGAACAGCGCCTTAGGGCCCGGCGAGAGGCCCTGCGCAAACAGCAGGAGGCCCGGGCCAACAAGGGCTTCCACTGGGACGATGCCCGAGACGCAGCCTTTGTCTTCCTTCTCACGGTCTTCATCCTCATGGGCTTTcgtttttaa